Genomic segment of Ancylothrix sp. D3o:
CTCCGACATAGTACAGACCTGACAGACATTTATAAATTTAATTTGACTACTGGTGGTGCATTTAATGTATCCCTTTCAGGTTTAACTGATAATGCAGACCTTTTCTTATTAAACAGCAATAACCAAATCATCCAAAGTTCTACATCGGGAAATTCATCCGAAACACTAAGTTTTCAAAATTTAAGCACCGGCATCTATTCACTACAAATTACATCGAGTGCCGGTGCTACAGACTACCTTTTAGGCATTCAAATTCAAGAAACATTAATCCTGTAATAGACCCATTAACTGGCCTACCTTTAACCGACAACCAACTGCCAAGTACAGACGTTCCGGCGGAACGTCTC
This window contains:
- a CDS encoding PPC domain-containing protein, translating into MAFALNNFSGGKIKIIAAIFLGKKLRHSTDLTDIYKFNLTTGGAFNVSLSGLTDNADLFLLNSNNQIIQSSTSGNSSETLSFQNLSTGIYSLQITSSAGATDYLLGIQIQETLIL